The DNA sequence tcaatttagaaaccaaaatgtgttCTAAAATTTTGACTCGTCAAAGTACCACCGTTGGCAGAtctaacagctgaacacactcattctgtccacaatggaaatcaaatattcttcagaaagttcttccaacTCTGTAGCAGAATtttccataaatgtgtggttcttgtaggttctttgctttcactcttctgtccagttcatccaaaccagctccatggggtttaagtctggagactgtgctgccactccatgtcttcaagctcaccatctggttctttgttcctaaggtggttctggcagagcttggactgatgttctggatcattatctgctgtaggatgaactcctgaccaactagaacataccagagggttctgcatggagctgcagaatgctctggtagctgtttaggttcagggttcctctcccTCTGTACATGTGTGGAATGGACCAGTGAGGCAAAGCAGGAACTTCAAGCCTATTTGACTGCACAGACTGGTGTGTTTTTGAAGCTGCCAACAACAGCCTGGATGATCTGACAGACACTGTGACGGCTTACATCAGTTTCTGTGAGGACATGTTCAGGATTTACAACAATAACAAGCCATGGTTCACCACCAACCTGCGACAGCTCCACCACGCCTAGGAGGATGCCTACAGGAGGGACGGAGACCTGTTCAAGAAGGCCAGGAACACACTGAACAAAGACATCAGAGTGGCTAAGAGGAGCTACTCTGACAAGCTGAAGAACCGGTTCTCAGCTAACGACTCTGCTTCAGTGCGGAGAGGCCTTCTAGACATCACCAACTACAGCTGATGCTGAAGCAAACAGATCTGGGCAACAACCTCAATACCTTCTACTGTAGGTCTGAAAGAGACAGATTCACACCCCTCACCCACCCAACAACCACACCAACAACCTCCTCACACCCCAAACTGCCCCCCGTCACGCTCATAGTGCGTGAAGTAGACGTGAACTGCATCCCAGATGGAATATCACCCTCCTGTCTTAAAGCCTGTGCTGACCAGCTGGCTCCGATCTTCACCAGGATCTTCAACAGTTCCCGGGAACTATGTGAAGTTCACAACGTTCCACCATCATCCCGGTTCCCAAGAACCCTCCATCACAGGACTGAATGACTGCAGACCAGCAGCTCTGACATCTGTGGTCATGAAGTCCTTCtagagcagtgtttctcaaatagtggggcgccctcccctggggggccgcagaggcatgtcagggggggcgcgggagactgggaggaaaaggtccttcaacacggaactaattagctgaactattgttttaacgtcggcctgtttttcgcagcgtacaacaatactgaaattgtgctggccccatagactgtatatgccatagatataaaaaaatattaataacaatgatcttctgtatatatctatggtatatgcactggccgttcagactccgaagtacagactcctgagaacaggagaacgcatcattaatgtgcagtcggaacaccagcgtacttgatcacgtcacatactcggctcatctcctcccattatttttaccagcaatgtcaaacatacaccctgcgggccaaaaccggcccaccagacggtcgaTTGCGGCCCGTGGGACGcctttacatatatatatatatatatatatatatatatagatagatagatagatagatagatagatagatagatagatagatagatatatagatatatatagatcacgggtgtcaaactcattttagtccagggaccacataaaaccaatctgatctccagtgggccccaccagtaaaatcacagcataataacctataaataaccacaactccaacttttcccctttgttttagttcaaaaatagtacattctgaaaatgttcacatttaatgaactatctttttacaaaatattatgaacctgaaatttcttatggaaaacaagttaaatttcaacagtagcctattatgcctcagttcatcatttacacatgcattgtagctgccagataacagtttatctacaaaaacacaaaacattcagtcacagctatctggaactgaacaatctagtattttactttatgatcagaacaacttgtcatggtctagaaattattttaaatttacagttttacaaatttaccatttacagtaatttttatCCGACctgcgggccgaaatggaccgtctggcgggccggttttggcctgcgggccgtatgtttgacatcgctggtaaaaataatgggaggagatgagccgagtatgtgacgtgatcaagtacgctggtgttccgactgcacattaacgatgcgttctcccgttctcaggagtctgtacttcggagtctgaacggccagtgcatataccatagatgtatacagaagatcattgttattaatattttttttatatctatggcatatacagtctatggggccagcacaatttcagtattgttgtacgtcgcgaaaaacaggccgacgttaaaacaatagttcagctaattagttccgccTTGTTCCGccttgaaggaccttttcctcccagtcgcccgcgccccccctgacatgcctctgcggccccccaggggggcgcgccccactatttgagaaacactgctctaCACCAACGACTGCACCTCCAAGCACCCAGCAGTTAAACTCCTGAAGGTTGCAGACAACACAACAGTCATCGTCCTGATCCAGGACGGTGATCAGTCTGCATATCGGCAGGAGGTTGAGCAGTTGGAGATCTGGTGCAGCCAGAACAACCTGGAGCTGAACACCTCCAGACTGTGGAGATGATAGTAGACTTCTTctttctatatatatttttaaattattattcccttccatattcctagggtgacaccaacagctcaaaccaaattccttgtatgttgtggaCGTACTTGGCCGTTAAAGCGGATTGTGATTCTCTCCATTTCTATAGCAActcactactttctgcagtacttcctgttctaataatgctctggagggttccacggtgtgttccaacgctactttatgcagacagaggaggttggaaggaatctagaaaagttgggacacctgtaggatttggtagctccaactttcaaggcttgatcaacctccattgctgcagaacagctttaagttgttgaCCCATTTCTGTTCTCTGGAAAAGGCCTTTTAGTATAATTCTGAAACGGACATtacttttcagttttgggtaaccttatgttttttttaacgcCTGACAATTCAACACTTACCTTTGGACCATTTCAAGCTCTTCATtcgacttgaactacttgaactTCAATAAAAAACCTGACAATTGGGGCACTCTAAAACATTTGACCAGTTTAGCTGCAAAGAAGTTTGAATaacaaaagctgctgaattcagATGCTGAAAAACCAACAGCCTGAAGATAAACTGAATTTCAAAGTAAATTTACTGTGAGTTCAAAAACAGAAGCTTTACATGAGAGTGGCAACAGTCCCACCAACAGGAACACATCTGCATGTCTGAGAGCTCACACAGCACTGCAGCTGTACTGCACAACGTACTCTAGTTTCATATTAAAGGGATATTTCATCTGATATGTTTGATTAAACATCAGCTTCATTAATTATCTGATAATgcatggttgtgtttgtgttctgctGTATGGAAATAACACTCAGGTTGTGCTCTCAATATTTGTTCAGAAAGTCAAATATTgttcttcagcagcagaacagtTTCTCCTCAGGCATCATTAAAACTGAGTTCTGAGTATCTAATTGTCcccagaacaaacagaacagtTCTGTACTGAAGTGCTTTTTCTAGGACTGTGGCTTCATAGAATTCCTGCATGCTACCAAACATCATCAGCACACTTTATGGGGGTGAGTCGTGTCGTTTGGGTTTTTGATGTGTAGCAGATGTGAGACGTACTGTTTCATCCAGGGTGAAGCGGTGGTAGATGCCGGCCGGCAGGGTGATCAGGTCTCCTTTACCCAGGACGATTCGGATCCATCTGTCCTGCTTGTCTCTGATGTCAAAGTAGGCTCGGCCATCCAGGATGTAGCGGATCTCATCGTCCAGGTGTAAGTGTTCAGTGAAGAACATCTTCAGCTGGagggacagacggacagaaTTCTACAAATCTATCAGGCGCTTGATGTACATTGAGAGTAGAAACAAAACCAGCAAGGATCTAATCAGGAGagaacaacctggataagagccataaaacaagttctaGCATGCAGCTACCTTGTTCTCATAGTCAGGTAGGGTGTCCTTGCGGATACTGAGGATGTCCATGTAGGTGTAGCCCTGCTCTTTGCGGATTTTTTCCAGCTCCGGGTCTGCTTCATAGATATCAGcattcagctgcagaaacaggAGAACAAACTGATCTGTTATTAATCAGGAAGTGGTTGGTTTGAGGCTGACAGTCTGTTTGTGCCTCTCCTAGGTGGTGATAATGATGTGATCCTGATTCCAAACACTTTAAGCTCCCCATGTCTGTTAGGTGTAAACTACTGAGAGCCACAACCAGGAGTGAAGATTCTAGTCAGTTTCTAGAAACTGGCTCCAGTGAAAAGTGCACGTTGTGTTCAGTAGATGTGGCACAACACAGGCTCTTAGTTTGGAAAAGTCATGCTGCAGGAGAacttcagaaatgtcttttttaaaactaaatataaagaaaatccTTTCACCTCCAGTGTCagaatttaaatgaaatctAACTTTCCAAATTGCTAGATACAAAGATTctcattttagattattttatttatgtatactactgttcaaagttaatttaccacattaacaatgtctacactggattcatcattcatttattgttatcttcattgaaaaaaaactgctgaggacatttctaagaccccaaacttttgaacagttgtgtcTTTCCTGAACTTCTTGGTAATCTGGATGAACcaacattaaagaaaataaagtagaCTACTGTGAAGCTGTGTGAAGTTCCAGAGGACGACAATAAACAGCCCAAATCTAAAGGACTCAACCCAGAAACACTGCAGTAAATACAGGTACTGTGTTTAATTATTAGACTGACTGTTGctctgttttattgatataaATTATAAGATCAGATAAATGCCTGAAAGAAGAAAATCCTGTAGAATAATATACTAGCTTTAAGCAGTAAAACTAAAAGTTCCTGCAGTCATTCCTCCTCAGAAACTATATTTGCAGGTAAAATAACTGCTGAGTCATCCTGATGTCTGGTCCCCTGTGGTTGACCTGTAGAGGAGGTGTGCAGCCAATCAGCTGTCTGCATGGAGGAGAGTCTTCAGGTTCCTGAGGCTGGGAGACCAGCATGAAGCTGAACCAGGTCTACCAGCCTTCAGGTTCCTGAGCCTGGGAGACCAGCATGAAGCTGAACCAGGTCTACCAGCCTTTAGGTTCCTGACGCTGGGAGACCAGCATGAAGCTGAACCGGTCTGGGATCAGGAGACTAATCAGTCACGTTAGTTATGTAATATCAGCAGCTTTATAAATACAAAGAACAGCTAAAGCACCGACAAGCTGAGGAGCTGTGTGCAGAaagaatgcagcagctgaggagCTCCTGATCTTCTCACCTTCCAGTAGAACACCCCCAGCTGGTTCAGGTCCTCCAGAGGAACCGGCTGGTTCGGGTTCAGTCTGTGGGGCTTCCTCTGGTCCTCCTCAGAGGAGTCCATGTACCAGGCTTCCAGAGTCATGATGGAGGAACCTGTGTAGGCTGCAGTCCACGAGAAAACACTGACGGTCTGAGTGGGAGAGACTTCAGGTCACATGACTGCATCACGTGACTTCCTGTGTAAACGGTGACGCTGCTGCAGAACCGTAGATTGGTGCAGattcataataaaatataatatataactCATATTACTGATGCTGATGTAGCTGCCAGCAAGATACTACTActaatatataatatagtataaaataatagaaaataatataatataatatagtattATATCATATAAAATCATATAATTTCGTATAACATAATATAGTATAATTTAATATAGTATCATATATTATAAtagcatagaatagaatatagtataataaaatatgacataacataatataatatagttagtgatggtcctctgatcaACTGCTTCGTTAGTTGCTTtgacagtagtgtatatatatatatatatatagatagatagatagatagatagatagatagatagatagatagatagatagatagatagatagatagatagatagatagatagatagatagatagatagatagatagatagatatagatatagatatagatatagatagatagatagagctgcagcaggagccaATCAGGAAAAGGTCCTGTGCATGGCATAATTTCCATTTGCTGCCGGATAACAAGGCAGCTAcgagtgttatttttatttcacctgTATTTACATTGGAAAACTCAGGGCAAGCCCTCATGTACAATGATGCTGCTGTAGAAAATATAATTACACTATTGTTGTCCTTGATGTGCATGCCTGTAGGAGCCAATGCCCAATTTCAATGGAATGGAAAATTACTTGAATGCATTCAAATTATGATTGACTTTGGTAAGTGATTGTTTCACAGGTCCAGTGTATGCTGTGTGATACCAGGctcatctgtgctgtgtgaacaGGCTTTTTTCAGGGCTGTGGAAATAGTAAAAGAAGAAACCCCTTGAGTCTGACAACTGTTGATAAATTgttatttctaaataaaaaaccATATCCAGTTACACAAGCACACCCACTGATCTGTTTtcaagcacaccctctttaccaACCTCTTTACCAATTAACAC is a window from the Amphiprion ocellaris isolate individual 3 ecotype Okinawa chromosome 20, ASM2253959v1, whole genome shotgun sequence genome containing:
- the adi1 gene encoding acireductone dioxygenase — encoded protein: MTLEAWYMDSSEEDQRKPHRLNPNQPVPLEDLNQLGVFYWKLNADIYEADPELEKIRKEQGYTYMDILSIRKDTLPDYENKLKMFFTEHLHLDDEIRYILDGRAYFDIRDKQDRWIRIVLGKGDLITLPAGIYHRFTLDETDYTKVMRLFVGEPVWKAYNRPADDFDIRQKYVASLKAS